A portion of the Diceros bicornis minor isolate mBicDic1 chromosome 20, mDicBic1.mat.cur, whole genome shotgun sequence genome contains these proteins:
- the LOC131418962 gene encoding uncharacterized protein LOC131418962 isoform X6 yields the protein MCVAEDSHGPGGKTGCSSSGGALHVCSPREQPPESAGEAAAAAGIPSHEGDPAAPGGCKELQARARGSDLGPRSRTWSCSMRMRATPCPASQSARPSWPAEYARPRRTGHHQGQGPQAPTPNPIPVADHSPILSSGDTAGMLAMHRVSSSHLMGRGAL from the exons atgtgcgtggcagaggattcccatggcccaggtggaaaaacaggctgctcatcctcag gaggggccctccacgtttgctcccccagagagcaacccccagagagtgcaggagaagcagcagcagcggcag gaataccgagtcatgagggagatcctgctgctccaggaggctgcaaagaattacaagctAGAGCCCgagggagcgatttggggcctcgttccaggacatggagttgctcaatgagaatgagag ctacaccttgtcctgccagccagagcgctagacctagttggcctgcagagtacgcaaggccaagaagaaccggccatcatcaaggtcaggg cccccaggccccaaccccgaaccccataccagtggccgatcacagccccatcctcagcagcggggacacagctgggatgcttgcgatgcacagggtcagctcctcccatttgatgggaaggggagcattgtaa
- the LOC131418962 gene encoding uncharacterized protein LOC131418962 isoform X8: protein MCVAEDSHGPGGKTGCSSSGGALHVCSPREQPPESAGEAAAAAGIPSHEGDPAAPGGCKELQARARGSDLGPRSRTWSCSMRMRATPCPASQSARPSWPAEYARPRRTGHHQGQGLGVVVWFCRFL, encoded by the exons atgtgcgtggcagaggattcccatggcccaggtggaaaaacaggctgctcatcctcag gaggggccctccacgtttgctcccccagagagcaacccccagagagtgcaggagaagcagcagcagcggcag gaataccgagtcatgagggagatcctgctgctccaggaggctgcaaagaattacaagctAGAGCCCgagggagcgatttggggcctcgttccaggacatggagttgctcaatgagaatgagag ctacaccttgtcctgccagccagagcgctagacctagttggcctgcagagtacgcaaggccaagaagaaccggccatcatcaaggtcaggg cttgggagttgtggtgtggttctgtcgctttctgtag
- the LOC131418962 gene encoding uncharacterized protein LOC131418962 isoform X12, whose product MIKEGPSTFAPPESNPQRVQEKQQQRQGNGINLEKSTEEQLWHSLQGRGRRWKSETFWAEQSLASPAVSYIEWKSLIPEKWETHPIGGYTLSCQPER is encoded by the exons gaggggccctccacgtttgctcccccagagagcaacccccagagagtgcaggagaagcagcagcagcggcag gggaatgggatcaaccttgagaagagtactgaggagcagctgtggcactccctgcaggggagaggaaggaggtggaaatcagagaccttctgggcagaacagtccttgGCTTCACccgctgtatcttacattgagtggaagagtttgataccagagaagtgggagacccatccaattggcgg ctacaccttgtcctgccagccagagcgctag
- the LOC131418962 gene encoding uncharacterized protein LOC131418962 isoform X9, whose product MCVAEDSHGPGGKTGCSSSGGALHVCSPREQPPESAGEAAAAAGIPSHEGDPAAPGGCKELQARARGSDLGPRSRTWSCSMRMRATPCPASQSARPSWPAEYARPRRTGHHQGQGETEISKLSRS is encoded by the exons atgtgcgtggcagaggattcccatggcccaggtggaaaaacaggctgctcatcctcag gaggggccctccacgtttgctcccccagagagcaacccccagagagtgcaggagaagcagcagcagcggcag gaataccgagtcatgagggagatcctgctgctccaggaggctgcaaagaattacaagctAGAGCCCgagggagcgatttggggcctcgttccaggacatggagttgctcaatgagaatgagag ctacaccttgtcctgccagccagagcgctagacctagttggcctgcagagtacgcaaggccaagaagaaccggccatcatcaaggtcaggg
- the LOC131418962 gene encoding ral guanine nucleotide dissociation stimulator-like 3 isoform X11 — protein MSQGVVPYLGTLLSDLLMLHLVMGDYFEGNGINLEKSTEEQLWHSLQGRGRRWKSETFWAEQSLASPAVSYIEWKSLIPEKWETHPIGGYTLSCQPER, from the exons atgtcacaaggtgttgtcccctatcttggaactctgctcagtgacctgctgatgctgcacctggtgatGGGTGACTatttcgag gggaatgggatcaaccttgagaagagtactgaggagcagctgtggcactccctgcaggggagaggaaggaggtggaaatcagagaccttctgggcagaacagtccttgGCTTCACccgctgtatcttacattgagtggaagagtttgataccagagaagtgggagacccatccaattggcgg ctacaccttgtcctgccagccagagcgctag
- the LOC131418962 gene encoding uncharacterized protein LOC131418962 isoform X10, whose product MAQVEKQAAHPQEGPSTFAPPESNPQRVQEKQQQRQGNGINLEKSTEEQLWHSLQGRGRRWKSETFWAEQSLASPAVSYIEWKSLIPEKWETHPIGGYTLSCQPER is encoded by the exons atggcccaggtggaaaaacaggctgctcatcctcag gaggggccctccacgtttgctcccccagagagcaacccccagagagtgcaggagaagcagcagcagcggcag gggaatgggatcaaccttgagaagagtactgaggagcagctgtggcactccctgcaggggagaggaaggaggtggaaatcagagaccttctgggcagaacagtccttgGCTTCACccgctgtatcttacattgagtggaagagtttgataccagagaagtgggagacccatccaattggcgg ctacaccttgtcctgccagccagagcgctag